A region of Haliotis asinina isolate JCU_RB_2024 chromosome 9, JCU_Hal_asi_v2, whole genome shotgun sequence DNA encodes the following proteins:
- the LOC137296858 gene encoding chitin deacetylase 1-like: MIPLLMLTVAYLGTSSAQGCGGVQNKYVCHPSNPRQFMICIGDQQYTMKCPGNLHFSTKTQTCDWPRNADCGRPVQVITQPPPQRRTPQVSQRQYGGQRRRQPSYTWQNNNQGGNVNSVASKSRGEPVNAVAALTGPRKYKNPSDRERNVVDELYKKKHSYHTHNNQLKDTRTVNSNINQNRDKWTLAHYPWWAAKSATPANRSRMSRRPVTPTPGYRSGSPYTPRTSRTSRISRTKTSRTSRTRYNPIRSSLKRVPINSVASRHVPPPAKPLIKKTIKQKEVKQEPKPQRKIIRKPGKCDPTTCQLPDCRCISSDIPGGVPVTQTPMMVMLTFDDSVNIANFDYYEKLFDGKFKNPNGCPVKGTFFVSGDATQYHLVEKLYKKGQEIASHSQSHRSPTTWWAHAGYEGYVHEIEGMRKKLSLKSNIPKDAIKGMRVPFLQIGGDDQYQMLQDYKYLYDTSMVTGHLYRNEKAPVWPFTLDYPPDSKTCSLTPCPQGSYPGLWEVPLIRWYGSNKMACAMPDGCMIGAGRKGTLQYLHENFNRHYKTNRSPLGIFLHASWFRRKTGNFEALMDFLQELSRMEDVWVVSTSQVIDWIRNPKPLSQIDSIDSWKC, from the exons ATGATTCCTCTGTTGATGCTAACTGTGGCATATCTGGGAACATCATCAGCCCAGGGTTGCGGTGGGGTACAGAACAAGTATGTCTGCCACCCGTCCAATCCTCGCCAGTTTATGATTTGTATCGGAGACCAGCAGTATACAATGAAATGTCCAGGCAACCTCCACTTCAGTACAAAGACCCAGACTTGTGACTGGCCCAGGAACGCTGACTGTGGTCGACCTGTTCAAGTCATCACTCAACCACCACCCCAACGTCGAACCCCACAGGTATCACAACGCCAGTACGGCGGTCAACGTCGCCGTCAACCGTCGTACACCTGGCAAAACAACAATCAGGGTGGAAACGTCAACAGCGTTGCCTCTAAATCTCGGGGTGAACCTgtcaacgcagtagctgctctGACCGGCCCTCGTAAGTACAAGAATCCCTCGGACAGGGAACGTAATGTCGTCGATGAGCTTTACAAGAAGAAACACTCATACCACACCCACAATAATCAACTGAAAGACACTCGAACGGTAAATTCAAATATTAACCAGAATCGAGACAAATGGACCCTGGCTCATTACCCGTGGTGGGCAGCGAAGTCAGCTACACCTGCTAACCGTTCACGTATGTCTCGCCGACCTGTCACACCTACCCCCGGGTACCGGTCCGGGTCTCCCTACACCCCACGGACCTCCAGGACATCGCGGATCTCGAGGACAAAGACCTCCAGAACGTCCAGGACTAGATACAACCCGATCCGAAGTTCATTAAAACGAGTTCCGATCAACAGTGTGGCTTCCAGGCACGTTCCGCCCCCAGCGAAACCTCTTATAAAGAAGACGATCAAACAGAAAGAAGTTAAACAGGAGCCAAAGCCTCAGAGGAAAATCATCAGAAAGCCAG GTAAATGTGACCCTACCACCTGCCAACTCCCAGACTGTCGCTGTATCAGTTCCGACATCCCCGGCGGTGTCCCCGTCACTCAGACACCCATGATGGTCATGCTCACCTTCGACGACAGCGTCAACATTGCCAACTTTGACTACTACGAGAAACTATTTGATGGGAAATTCAAGAACCCCAACGGTTGCCCCGTCAAAGGAACCTTCTTTGTGTCCGGTGATGCAACCCAGTACCATCTAGTGGAGAAGCTTTACAAGAAAGGCCAAGAAATTGCGTCCCATAGTCAGTCCCACCGGTCACCAACAACGTGGTGGGCTCACGCGGGCTATGAAGGCTATGTTCATGAAATAGAAGGAATGCGAAAGAAGTTGTCCCTCAAGAGCAATATCCCCAAGGATGCCATCAAAGGAATGAGGGTTCCGTTCTTGCAGATCGGAGGCGATGATCAGTATCAGATGCTGCAAGACTACAAATACCTCTACGACACGTCCATGGTGACGGGTCATTTATACCGAAACGAGAAGGCCCCTGTGTGGCCCTTCACTCTTGATTACCCTCCAGATTCCAAAACCTGTTCCCTGACCCCCTGTCCTCAAGGCTCCTACCCTGGTCTCTGGGAGGTTCCCCTTATCAGATGGTACGGCTCTAACAAGATGGCGTGCGCCATGCCGGACGGTTGTATGATAGGTGCCGGGAGGAAGGGCACATTGCAGTATTTGCATGAGAACTTCAACAGGCATTATAAAACCAACCGATCTCCCCTCGGCATCTTCCTCCACGCTTCCTGGTTCCGCAGGAAGACCGGCAACTTCGAAGCACTCATGGATTTCCTCCAAGAGCTGTCCAGAATGGAAGATGTGTGGGTTGTCTCAACATCACAAGTCATAGATTGGATTCGCAACCCTAAACCACTCTCACAGATTGACAGTATCGACTCATGGAAGTGCTAA